Proteins from a single region of Dysosmobacter acutus:
- a CDS encoding glycosyltransferase family 2 protein, which translates to MNTISLCMIVKNEEETLPRCLDSVGDAVDEIVVVDTGSTDRTREEARRYTDRVYEFPWRDDFSAARNFAFDLGRMDYLMWLDGDDVLKPEDQRALTQLKRELEPDTDVVMLPYHTAFDAAGRPTFTYYRERLIRREAKLRWEGAVHEVIAPAGKVVYGEAAVTHQKIGPGDPDRNLRILEGLMAKGKRLSPRERFYYGRELTYHQRDREAARVLKEFLESGEGWVENNIQASRDLAGCYERLGEQELRFQALAFGLRFGPPRAESCCELGRFFQEREEWSSAVYWYERALECPMEERGGFTIPECYGYVPALQLCVCCYRMGDAARAESYNEMACGIKPDSESCRHNRAFFDHLKGKKA; encoded by the coding sequence ATGAATACCATCAGCCTTTGCATGATCGTAAAGAATGAGGAGGAAACCCTGCCCCGCTGCCTGGACTCTGTGGGAGACGCGGTGGATGAGATCGTGGTGGTGGATACGGGCAGCACCGACCGTACCAGAGAGGAGGCCCGGCGGTATACGGACCGGGTCTATGAATTCCCCTGGAGAGATGACTTTTCCGCCGCGCGCAATTTTGCCTTTGACCTGGGGCGTATGGACTACCTGATGTGGCTGGATGGCGACGATGTGCTGAAGCCGGAGGATCAAAGGGCGCTGACGCAGCTGAAAAGGGAGCTGGAGCCGGACACGGACGTGGTGATGCTGCCCTACCACACGGCCTTTGACGCGGCCGGCCGGCCCACCTTTACCTACTACCGGGAGCGTCTCATCCGCCGGGAGGCAAAGCTGCGCTGGGAGGGCGCGGTCCATGAGGTCATTGCCCCGGCGGGAAAGGTCGTCTACGGAGAGGCCGCCGTCACCCACCAAAAAATTGGACCCGGGGACCCGGACCGGAATCTCCGCATCCTGGAGGGCTTAATGGCCAAAGGGAAAAGGCTCTCGCCCCGGGAGCGCTTTTACTATGGCCGGGAGCTGACCTATCACCAGAGGGACCGGGAGGCGGCCCGGGTGCTGAAGGAATTCCTGGAGAGCGGGGAGGGCTGGGTGGAGAACAACATCCAGGCCAGCCGGGACCTGGCGGGGTGCTATGAGCGCCTTGGAGAGCAGGAACTCCGATTCCAGGCACTGGCCTTCGGCCTGCGCTTTGGTCCGCCCCGGGCGGAGAGCTGCTGTGAGTTGGGGCGGTTTTTTCAGGAGAGGGAGGAATGGTCCAGCGCCGTCTACTGGTATGAGCGGGCCCTGGAGTGTCCGATGGAGGAGCGCGGCGGCTTTACCATCCCGGAGTGCTACGGCTATGTGCCCGCGCTGCAGCTTTGCGTGTGCTGCTACCGAATGGGAGACGCCGCGCGGGCGGAGTCCTACAATGAGATGGCCTGCGGCATCAAACCGGACAGTGAGTCCTGCCGGCATAACAGGGCCTTTTTTGACCATCTGAAGGGCAAAAAAGCCTGA
- a CDS encoding glycosyltransferase family 2 protein, whose product MLRFVRHLNESIILFLGIIYAYQAVYTLIGLWLRRRKEIRPRARLHKYAAVVSARNEENVIGDLIASLKAQRYPSELLDIYIVADNCTDRTAEIAEAAGAIVYRRSSRTEVGKGYALDWFFARLCRERRDYDGYFVFDADNLVDPNFVAEMNRTFDSGKYDALTSYRNSKNFGSCWISAGYSIWFLREARFLNAVRCALGLNCAISGTGFLVSDRLIRENRGWPFHLLTEDIQFSADCAVRGRRIGYCGRAMVYDEQPITLRQSWDQRLRWSKGFYQVDGRYSWALLRGILYGGRRGFSCYDMLMTIAPAMLLNVGLVLFNGVIVAAAFSLPHFLTRWVIREVVHTVVFLLVNFYLGMLLCGGLTVLSEWKAIEAKPVQKIVYLFTFPFFMLTYVPISLAALVRRVEWKPIRHNAVKKA is encoded by the coding sequence AGGAAATCCGTCCCCGGGCCAGGCTCCACAAGTACGCGGCGGTGGTTTCCGCCCGGAACGAGGAAAATGTGATCGGCGACCTGATTGCCAGCCTGAAGGCCCAGCGCTACCCATCGGAGCTGCTGGACATCTACATAGTGGCCGACAACTGCACAGACCGCACCGCCGAGATCGCCGAGGCCGCCGGCGCCATTGTATACCGGCGCTCCAGCCGCACGGAGGTGGGCAAGGGGTATGCTCTGGACTGGTTCTTTGCCCGGCTGTGCCGGGAGCGGCGGGACTACGACGGATATTTTGTCTTTGACGCCGACAATCTGGTGGACCCCAACTTTGTGGCGGAGATGAACCGCACCTTTGACTCCGGCAAATACGACGCCCTCACCAGCTACCGCAATTCCAAGAACTTCGGCAGCTGCTGGATTTCCGCCGGATACTCCATCTGGTTTTTGCGGGAAGCCCGGTTTCTCAACGCCGTGCGCTGTGCCCTGGGTCTGAACTGCGCCATCTCCGGCACCGGCTTTCTGGTCTCTGACCGTCTGATCCGGGAAAACAGGGGTTGGCCCTTCCACCTGCTGACGGAGGATATCCAGTTCTCAGCGGACTGTGCCGTCCGGGGCCGCCGGATCGGCTACTGCGGCCGGGCCATGGTCTATGACGAGCAGCCCATCACCTTGCGCCAGTCCTGGGATCAGCGGCTGCGCTGGTCCAAGGGCTTCTACCAGGTGGACGGCCGCTACAGCTGGGCGCTGCTGCGGGGTATCCTTTACGGCGGACGCCGTGGATTTTCCTGCTATGACATGCTGATGACCATTGCCCCGGCCATGCTGCTCAATGTGGGGCTGGTCCTCTTCAACGGGGTCATTGTCGCCGCCGCCTTTTCCCTGCCCCACTTCCTGACCCGCTGGGTCATCCGGGAGGTGGTCCACACGGTGGTCTTCCTGCTTGTGAACTTCTATTTGGGCATGCTGCTGTGCGGCGGCCTCACGGTTTTGAGCGAGTGGAAGGCCATTGAGGCCAAGCCGGTGCAAAAGATCGTCTATCTCTTCACCTTCCCCTTCTTTATGCTGACCTATGTCCCCATCTCCCTTGCGGCCCTTGTGCGCCGGGTGGAGTGGAAGCCCATCCGCCACAACGCGGTGAAAAAAGCCTAA